The proteins below are encoded in one region of Streptomyces roseirectus:
- a CDS encoding tetratricopeptide repeat protein, with protein MEAELTALATTAVTALTGLMVTESWEQAKLRLARWFGRGEAEGRARDELEAESGELTRARVEGDERAADRVEERLRERLLRVLRDDPEAAEELARLITELAPGAHVSSVSGGVYQGPSFHGAHFYGDIAFTVPTPVSVPAGTRARPNQLPSRTYEFVNRDKDIDALRRAFPAARTGADHVDLVVMSGVSGVGKTATAIRFGETVRECYPDGQLYVTFADRHDRPGAPAIGVDSPDVAEALATCLIGLGVGEDDIPRTLPARAGLYRSRTADLRILLVLDNVTEPAQVRALIPQGTGSGVLVTAHARLGELAVADGARLVGLKPLDEHGALALLAVHCPRVRDCDPAVTGRLVELCGGLPVALRIAAARLTEEDLTVAELVEELSNETDRLAGLSLSAEEISVSAALGPSYRLLPGDAARLYRLLGLLPTGRFDAGVAAAAAGVDTRVAKRQLGVLASAGLVEKGADRRYVMHDLIRLHARECADREESPAEEAALIERVGTHYLVLTAFADRAIKKNRKRIADLSALLQDAVDPFAAPDGPAPLAWLDTERTAILGVLRAASRHEHHALVWPLAEAFTALFLHRRYLDMWRESLTLGAESARAQAESASGEPQQARVAEARLRSLLSRPLMDLDRHDEARAALDRALQCAETVTDLVLQASVLEFEGRYRDKHDPRNAVAVYRRSLALNEQAGEARGAAIAAFFLGSALSADGNHAEALAVLRRAHDDLLADKEPDVRMAARALGAIGLVRDGLGDTEAAERDLREAVEKLRQRDAMHYAAEPLVGLADIAQRTGADADAVRGHLTEALGIYEREGHPAAEELRRRLAESDTDR; from the coding sequence GTGGAAGCCGAGTTGACGGCGCTCGCGACGACGGCGGTGACCGCGCTGACCGGGTTGATGGTGACGGAGTCGTGGGAGCAGGCCAAGCTGAGGCTGGCCCGGTGGTTCGGGCGCGGAGAGGCGGAGGGTAGGGCGCGGGACGAACTCGAGGCCGAGAGCGGTGAGTTGACGCGGGCCCGGGTGGAAGGGGACGAACGGGCCGCGGACCGGGTCGAGGAGCGGCTTCGGGAACGTCTGCTCCGCGTCCTGCGGGACGACCCCGAGGCGGCGGAGGAACTGGCGCGGCTGATCACCGAACTGGCCCCGGGCGCACACGTCAGTTCGGTGAGCGGGGGCGTGTACCAGGGCCCGTCCTTCCACGGCGCCCACTTCTACGGCGACATCGCCTTCACCGTGCCGACGCCGGTGTCGGTGCCGGCGGGAACGAGAGCGCGCCCGAACCAACTGCCGTCGCGGACCTATGAGTTCGTCAACAGGGACAAGGACATCGACGCCCTGCGCCGGGCGTTCCCGGCGGCCCGGACCGGCGCCGATCACGTCGACCTCGTCGTCATGTCGGGCGTCTCCGGCGTGGGAAAGACCGCGACGGCCATCCGGTTCGGGGAGACCGTCCGGGAGTGTTATCCGGACGGCCAGTTGTACGTGACGTTCGCCGACCGGCACGACCGTCCGGGCGCGCCTGCGATCGGCGTGGACAGCCCGGACGTCGCCGAGGCGCTTGCCACGTGTCTCATCGGGCTGGGCGTCGGCGAGGACGACATCCCGCGGACGCTCCCGGCGCGCGCCGGCCTGTACCGGTCCCGCACCGCCGACCTGCGCATCCTGCTCGTCCTCGACAACGTCACCGAACCCGCGCAGGTGCGCGCGCTCATTCCCCAGGGAACCGGCAGCGGGGTCCTGGTCACGGCCCACGCCCGGCTGGGGGAGCTGGCGGTCGCGGACGGCGCGAGACTGGTCGGCCTGAAGCCGCTCGACGAGCACGGCGCCCTGGCCCTGCTCGCCGTCCACTGCCCGCGGGTCCGGGACTGCGACCCGGCGGTCACCGGGCGGCTGGTGGAGCTGTGCGGCGGCCTGCCCGTCGCGCTGCGGATCGCGGCGGCCCGGCTGACGGAGGAAGACCTGACGGTGGCCGAGCTGGTCGAGGAACTGTCGAACGAGACGGACCGGCTGGCCGGTCTGTCCCTGTCTGCCGAGGAGATCTCCGTGTCCGCTGCGCTGGGACCGTCCTACCGACTGCTGCCGGGTGACGCGGCCCGCCTCTACCGCCTGCTCGGCCTGCTGCCGACCGGCCGTTTCGACGCGGGAGTGGCCGCCGCGGCGGCCGGCGTCGACACACGGGTGGCCAAGCGGCAGCTCGGAGTGCTGGCGAGCGCGGGCCTCGTGGAGAAGGGAGCGGACCGGCGGTACGTCATGCACGACCTCATCCGGCTGCACGCGCGCGAGTGCGCGGACCGGGAGGAATCCCCCGCCGAGGAAGCCGCGTTGATCGAGCGGGTGGGTACCCACTACCTCGTCCTCACCGCGTTCGCCGACCGGGCGATCAAGAAGAACCGGAAGCGGATCGCGGACCTGTCCGCGCTGCTCCAGGACGCCGTCGACCCCTTCGCCGCCCCCGACGGCCCGGCGCCGCTCGCGTGGCTGGACACCGAGCGCACCGCGATCCTGGGCGTCCTGCGGGCCGCTTCCCGGCACGAACACCATGCCTTGGTCTGGCCGTTGGCGGAGGCGTTCACGGCGCTGTTCCTCCACCGCCGCTACCTCGACATGTGGCGGGAGTCCCTGACACTGGGCGCGGAATCGGCCAGGGCCCAGGCTGAGTCGGCGTCTGGTGAACCGCAGCAGGCGCGGGTGGCCGAGGCCCGGCTGCGGAGTCTGCTGTCCCGTCCGCTGATGGACCTGGACCGCCACGACGAGGCCCGCGCCGCACTGGACCGTGCCCTCCAGTGCGCCGAGACGGTCACCGACCTCGTACTGCAGGCATCGGTCCTGGAGTTCGAAGGCCGGTACCGGGACAAGCACGATCCCCGGAACGCGGTGGCGGTGTACCGGCGTTCCCTCGCGCTCAACGAACAGGCGGGGGAGGCCCGTGGCGCGGCCATCGCCGCCTTCTTCCTCGGCAGCGCGCTGTCCGCGGACGGGAACCACGCCGAAGCCCTCGCCGTCCTGCGCCGCGCCCACGACGACCTGCTGGCCGACAAGGAGCCGGACGTCCGGATGGCGGCCCGCGCGCTGGGCGCGATCGGCCTCGTCCGCGACGGCCTGGGCGACACCGAGGCCGCCGAGCGTGACCTGCGGGAGGCGGTCGAGAAACTGCGGCAGCGGGACGCGATGCACTACGCGGCCGAGCCGCTGGTGGGCCTCGCGGACATCGCCCAGCGGACCGGTGCCGACGCCGATGCCGTCCGGGGCCACCTGACCGAAGCACTCGGGATCTACGAGCGTGAGGGGCATCCGGCGGCGGAGGAACTGCGCCGCCGGCTGGCGGAGTCGGACACCGATCGCTGA